One genomic segment of Caballeronia sp. TF1N1 includes these proteins:
- a CDS encoding DMT family transporter: MLSLLAAPVFVLLWSTGFIVARAITPYVDPNVYLFARFCGTALLFVVVALASRASWPKGADVLRHLLAGALLQGVYLGAGYWAVAQGLTAGIMALLGALQPLLTAAFAARFFGERLSPRAWSGLVLGLTGVALVLAPKVMTGHASSTHGAAPSWLVVMAALLAVLAITAGTLYQKSSLARADIRSASALQNAGAALVALLLIFALGEHRFIASATTWVSLGWGIVMLSGAATTLFVWMVRRGDASRATALLFLAPPLAAIEGYLAFGETLGLVQIAGFGAALVGVSLARAR; this comes from the coding sequence ATGCTCTCCTTGCTGGCCGCGCCGGTCTTCGTCCTACTCTGGTCGACAGGCTTTATCGTCGCGCGCGCGATTACCCCTTACGTCGATCCGAACGTGTACCTGTTCGCGCGCTTCTGCGGCACGGCGTTGCTGTTTGTCGTCGTGGCGCTCGCAAGCCGGGCAAGCTGGCCGAAAGGCGCCGATGTTCTACGGCATCTGCTTGCAGGCGCGCTGCTGCAAGGCGTTTATCTGGGCGCGGGTTATTGGGCCGTCGCACAGGGGCTGACTGCGGGCATCATGGCGCTGCTCGGCGCGTTGCAACCGCTTCTGACCGCTGCGTTTGCCGCGCGCTTCTTCGGCGAACGTCTGTCGCCGCGCGCATGGAGCGGCCTCGTGCTGGGGCTCACTGGCGTGGCGCTCGTGCTTGCGCCGAAGGTGATGACGGGTCATGCGTCATCGACACACGGAGCCGCGCCTTCGTGGCTCGTCGTCATGGCGGCGCTGCTCGCCGTCCTGGCGATTACCGCGGGCACGCTGTATCAGAAGAGCTCGCTGGCACGCGCCGATATCCGCAGCGCGAGCGCGCTGCAGAATGCGGGCGCCGCGCTCGTCGCGTTACTGCTGATTTTCGCGCTTGGGGAACATCGCTTCATTGCTTCGGCGACGACTTGGGTTTCGCTTGGATGGGGCATCGTGATGCTCTCGGGTGCCGCGACCACGCTTTTCGTGTGGATGGTCCGCCGTGGCGATGCCTCGCGTGCCACCGCGCTGCTGTTTCTCGCGCCGCCGCTTGCCGCGATCGAAGGCTATCTGGCGTTTGGCGAAACGCTCGGGCTGGTGCAAATCGCGGGGTTCGGGGCGGCGCTCGTGGGCGTATCGCTGGCGCGGGCGAGATAA
- a CDS encoding L,D-transpeptidase, with protein sequence MPLSASAPERALPGMPVPMKPQVASGASEASAASAASAASTVEPASAASAASEAEAPEVPLPPEPPEPNLAQRHDLPPAGAFAMRQTFAKEVNRRLSVSQADQQAYGRVLQHALDESGHGDLANEFVVLVDRSANVQALMLFFRAKPADAWSLIGASPVSTGRPGTYDHFVTPLGVFQHVPGNMDFRAEGTLNEFKIRGYGARDMRIYDFGWADGERGWGKGGISPMRFQMHATDPQKLEPLLGMRHSKGCVRIPSTLNTFFDHRGILDAQYEARAAEGGSMWILKSTRNATPWAGHFLVVVDTARKARPAWSPGPGKAVRANIPAGADTAD encoded by the coding sequence GTGCCATTGAGTGCAAGCGCGCCTGAACGCGCATTGCCCGGCATGCCGGTGCCGATGAAGCCGCAAGTTGCTTCGGGAGCTTCGGAGGCGTCGGCGGCCTCTGCTGCATCGGCTGCATCGACCGTGGAACCGGCATCGGCCGCGAGTGCCGCATCGGAGGCCGAGGCGCCCGAAGTCCCGCTGCCGCCCGAACCGCCCGAGCCCAACTTGGCGCAACGCCATGACCTGCCGCCCGCCGGAGCCTTCGCCATGCGACAGACTTTCGCGAAAGAGGTAAACCGGCGTCTCAGCGTTTCCCAAGCGGATCAGCAGGCCTACGGTCGCGTATTGCAGCATGCGCTCGATGAAAGCGGACATGGCGATCTCGCCAATGAGTTCGTCGTGCTGGTCGATCGCAGCGCGAACGTGCAGGCGCTCATGCTTTTCTTCCGCGCGAAACCGGCCGATGCCTGGTCGCTGATCGGCGCATCGCCGGTATCGACAGGACGGCCGGGCACTTACGATCACTTCGTCACGCCGCTCGGCGTGTTTCAGCACGTGCCGGGCAACATGGATTTTCGCGCGGAAGGCACGCTCAACGAGTTCAAGATTCGCGGATACGGCGCGCGCGACATGCGCATCTACGACTTCGGCTGGGCCGATGGCGAGCGCGGCTGGGGCAAGGGCGGCATCTCGCCGATGCGCTTCCAGATGCACGCCACCGATCCGCAGAAACTCGAACCGCTTCTCGGCATGCGCCATTCGAAAGGCTGCGTGCGCATACCGTCGACGCTCAATACTTTCTTCGATCATCGCGGCATCCTCGACGCGCAATACGAAGCCCGTGCCGCCGAAGGAGGGTCGATGTGGATACTCAAGTCCACGCGTAACGCGACGCCCTGGGCGGGTCACTTTCTGGTCGTCGTCGATACGGCGAGAAAGGCGCGTCCGGCATGGTCGCCGGGTCCGGGGAAGGCGGTGCGTGCGAACATCCCGGCGGGCGCCGATACGGCCGATTGA
- a CDS encoding transporter substrate-binding domain-containing protein translates to MLLGWWLGDAFAAPPLIVGAVPGMVPPLELAVSGAPSDSSALRGISVDVLNAISEPLGMTPQWRLYPDRPAMLAALERGEIDMATSSAGFDAGAPLELSHSYFPVKPVYFAPLAAYAPTHRLAYVDTQMDPARLRAAYPSLQPEAYPDVLAAALAVSLGRADGFVGDVTTAVYVISHLDLPNIGARGFTPFDADGYRFAFAANRPAARALRERVDAALAQLPPNFLLTMNARWYVSMTAVTLDRPLDLTPEQRAWIKAHPVVHYSMFSQIPPLMFRNSHGEPAGLAADLLDVISRGTGLRFEARMRGSLSQIAADLTSGKSMFTPYGVSPAWQPVPLTASVPFGESLVGIVTRAGQAPLRDETALANKRVALPAGISALALKREFVRHLRIVEMPSFDEQFSAVVNGDADAALVDLTLANYAVANPYRGKLVVSGVLSGKPLEQGFLVLRNEPILLGIINDAIGHLRAYQLEALRGRWRLGDHPETLWERRRPQVEVGALLGGALVFALIGWAVSLRTQIMRRIAAEQAMRAAKEEAETANRAKSTFLATMSHEIRTPMNAVLGLIELELRAPGERAATERALGTAHRAAADLLGMIDDLLDVAKIEAERLVLTPAPLELETWMTSVAAIYEPAARAKGIALIVRRADSGEAWLLADGQRLRQVVGNLLSNAIKFTDIGAVTLDYRVDAPQGGTRALTFAVADTGVGIAPERQGALFTPFVQAHDGGARRYSGTGLGLTICKRLVTMMGGEITLESEPGRGTRFTVCVSLPEASSSEAGRAPEHASVAPTGATLAGLRVLVVDDHPANRIVLEGQIRLLGGAPQLAVDGRSALIRYRGDPSAFDVILTDCSMPEMSGEELAQAIRGDESARVQKARPLPVVGLTANAQPEAARRAVAAGMTMCLVKPISLDGLRDALVAATEGVARRSGPVREKAAEVFDSALVASYGDQAATLAGTLKSAHAQDLIDAETAFDACDHALLRDIAHRMKGAASLVGAVRFTDACVALQLVCDRAIDEDRNGEDDASIAVAYGSFHAEALALGRALDAALASSSAASAAQTLPHASTDRLADF, encoded by the coding sequence GTGCTGCTCGGCTGGTGGCTCGGCGATGCCTTCGCGGCGCCGCCGCTGATCGTCGGCGCGGTGCCGGGCATGGTGCCGCCGCTCGAACTGGCCGTGTCCGGCGCGCCATCCGATTCGTCGGCGTTGCGCGGCATTTCGGTCGATGTTCTGAACGCCATTTCCGAGCCGCTCGGGATGACGCCGCAATGGCGCCTGTATCCGGATCGTCCCGCGATGCTGGCCGCGCTCGAACGCGGCGAGATCGACATGGCGACGAGTTCGGCGGGCTTCGATGCCGGTGCGCCGCTCGAACTGAGCCATTCGTATTTTCCGGTGAAACCGGTGTATTTCGCGCCGCTCGCGGCATATGCGCCGACGCATCGGCTCGCTTATGTCGACACGCAGATGGACCCCGCGCGGTTGCGTGCGGCGTATCCGTCCTTGCAGCCGGAGGCGTATCCGGATGTGCTCGCCGCCGCGCTGGCCGTCTCGCTCGGCCGTGCCGACGGCTTCGTCGGCGACGTGACGACCGCCGTGTATGTCATCAGTCATCTGGACTTGCCGAACATCGGCGCGCGCGGTTTTACACCGTTCGATGCAGACGGCTATCGCTTTGCTTTCGCAGCCAACCGGCCGGCCGCGCGCGCATTGCGTGAGCGTGTCGATGCCGCGCTGGCGCAGTTGCCGCCGAATTTCCTGCTGACAATGAACGCGCGCTGGTACGTTTCGATGACCGCGGTGACGCTGGATCGTCCGCTCGACTTGACACCCGAGCAGCGCGCGTGGATCAAGGCGCATCCAGTCGTGCATTACTCGATGTTTTCGCAAATTCCGCCGCTCATGTTCCGCAATTCGCACGGCGAACCTGCGGGTCTCGCCGCCGACCTGCTCGATGTGATCTCGCGGGGAACGGGCTTGCGCTTCGAAGCGCGAATGCGCGGTTCTTTGTCTCAGATTGCCGCCGACCTGACGAGCGGTAAGTCCATGTTCACGCCCTACGGCGTTTCCCCCGCATGGCAACCGGTGCCGCTCACGGCGTCCGTGCCGTTCGGCGAGAGCCTGGTCGGCATCGTCACGCGTGCGGGTCAGGCGCCCCTGCGCGATGAGACCGCGCTCGCGAACAAGCGGGTGGCGCTCCCGGCCGGGATTTCGGCCCTGGCGTTGAAGCGCGAATTCGTGCGGCATCTGCGCATCGTCGAGATGCCGTCATTCGACGAGCAGTTCAGCGCGGTCGTGAACGGCGATGCCGACGCGGCTTTGGTCGATCTGACGCTCGCGAATTACGCGGTCGCCAATCCTTACCGCGGCAAGCTCGTGGTGAGCGGCGTGCTCTCCGGCAAACCGCTCGAGCAAGGCTTTCTCGTCTTGCGCAATGAGCCGATCTTACTCGGCATCATCAACGACGCGATTGGCCATCTTCGCGCCTATCAACTCGAAGCACTGCGCGGGCGCTGGCGGCTTGGCGATCATCCTGAGACATTGTGGGAGCGCCGCCGTCCGCAAGTCGAGGTAGGCGCGCTGCTTGGCGGTGCGCTTGTTTTCGCGCTGATCGGCTGGGCGGTGTCACTGCGAACACAGATCATGCGCCGGATTGCCGCCGAGCAGGCAATGCGCGCGGCGAAGGAGGAAGCCGAAACGGCGAACCGCGCCAAGTCGACGTTCCTCGCCACCATGAGCCACGAAATCCGCACGCCGATGAATGCGGTGCTCGGCCTCATCGAACTGGAACTGCGCGCGCCCGGCGAACGCGCCGCGACCGAACGCGCGCTCGGCACGGCGCATCGCGCGGCGGCGGATTTGCTCGGCATGATCGACGATCTGCTCGACGTCGCGAAAATCGAAGCCGAGCGGCTGGTGCTCACGCCCGCTCCGCTCGAACTCGAAACGTGGATGACGAGCGTGGCCGCGATATACGAGCCCGCCGCGCGCGCCAAGGGCATCGCGTTGATCGTGCGCCGCGCGGATTCGGGCGAAGCCTGGTTGCTTGCCGACGGGCAGCGTTTGCGGCAGGTCGTCGGCAATCTGCTATCGAACGCGATCAAGTTCACGGATATCGGGGCGGTGACGCTCGACTACCGTGTAGACGCGCCACAGGGCGGCACGCGGGCGCTGACATTCGCGGTCGCGGACACGGGCGTGGGCATCGCGCCCGAGCGGCAAGGCGCGCTTTTCACGCCGTTCGTGCAGGCACACGATGGCGGCGCGCGCCGCTATTCGGGCACGGGCCTTGGCCTCACCATCTGCAAGCGGCTCGTCACGATGATGGGCGGCGAGATCACGCTCGAAAGCGAGCCGGGACGCGGCACACGCTTTACGGTCTGCGTGAGCTTGCCGGAGGCATCGTCGTCCGAAGCGGGACGCGCGCCGGAGCACGCATCGGTGGCTCCGACCGGTGCGACGCTCGCGGGCTTGCGGGTACTCGTCGTCGACGATCATCCGGCGAACCGGATCGTGCTCGAAGGGCAGATCAGGCTGCTCGGCGGCGCGCCGCAACTGGCCGTCGACGGCCGCAGCGCGCTCATCCGCTATCGCGGCGATCCATCCGCGTTCGATGTGATTCTCACCGATTGCTCGATGCCCGAAATGAGCGGCGAGGAACTCGCGCAGGCGATCCGCGGGGACGAAAGCGCGCGCGTGCAAAAGGCGCGGCCGTTGCCTGTCGTCGGCCTCACGGCGAACGCGCAACCGGAGGCGGCGCGACGCGCGGTCGCGGCAGGCATGACGATGTGCCTCGTGAAGCCCATCTCGCTCGACGGCCTGCGCGATGCGCTCGTCGCGGCGACCGAAGGTGTAGCGCGGCGAAGCGGGCCGGTGCGGGAGAAAGCGGCAGAAGTCTTCGACAGCGCGCTTGTCGCGAGTTACGGCGATCAGGCCGCGACGCTCGCCGGCACCCTCAAATCCGCGCATGCGCAAGACCTGATCGACGCCGAGACCGCGTTCGATGCTTGCGACCACGCGCTCTTGCGCGACATCGCGCATCGCATGAAAGGGGCGGCGTCGCTGGTCGGCGCCGTGCGCTTCACCGATGCATGCGTCGCCTTGCAGCTCGTATGCGATCGCGCCATCGACGAAGACCGCAACGGCGAGGACGACGCCAGCATCGCGGTCGCTTACGGCTCCTTTCATGCCGAGGCGCTTGCGCTCGGCCGCGCGCTCGACGCCGCGCTTGCGTCTTCGAGTGCGGCGAGTGCGGCGCAGACCTTGCCGCACGCATCCACGGATCGGCTCGCGGACTTTTGA